The following are encoded together in the Candida orthopsilosis Co 90-125, chromosome 5 draft sequence genome:
- a CDS encoding Nam7 protein (role in nonsense-mediated mRNA decay), whose product MSNLISDNLGVTAHLPSSNLNDFSPFDQSQLNTMANEENFDDDDDASYHEHQLRLAHAAHVGALVDSEVEEEEEEEVDEEILQQCEHACAYCGVHTPNSVIKCNTCNKWFCNSKANSTSSHIVTHLVMSRHNQVSLHEESDLGETTLECYNCGNKNVFMLGFVSAKQESVVVILCRLPCARSKDINWDTSHWQALIEDRQFLSWLAPPPAEDALINSVMVTPQQITKLEAQWRLNRNATINDIENTDKQEEEVLPILMRYTDGFQYQRSFGPLVKLEADYDKNLKESQALEHIQVKWALGLNNRHLASFTLSTFETTDLKVAVGDEIILRYSGSQGDAWQGQGFILRLPNSYQEEFTLELNPSKVAPPTHLTTDFTAEFVWKGTSYDRMQQAMKDFATNDDSVSSFIYHKLLGHDVAPVEFDIELPKRFSHPKLTELNVSQANAVRSVLQRPLSLIQGPPGTGKTVTSATIVYHLSRLNKEKILVCAPSNVAVDHLAAKLDSLGLNVVRLTAKSREDVESSVSHLALHNIVNKTAKGELKKLIKLKNEVGELSAEDSKKYIKHLRSSELKILNKCDVVCCTCVGAADKRLSQFKFRTVLVDESTQASEPEVLIPIVKGAKQVILVGDHQQLGPVILDRKAADAGLKQSLFERLVFLGHVPIRLEVQYRMHPCLSEFPSNMFYEGSLQDGVTNADRVVADSSFPWPVIDTPMMFWANYGREELSSSGNSYLNRVEAMNVERIITRLFKDGIKPEQIGVITPYEGQRAYLVQFMSMNSTLLNKRDEYLEVEITSVDAFQGREKDFIILSCVRANDTQSIGFLSDPRRLNVALTRAKYGLLVLGNPRALSRNRLWNHLLVHFREKGCLVDGPLDNLQLSMVQLNNYTTANRNLKPGATNQKKPYHGLGAPSTNFSTTNFDSISNVGAGGNDVPYQSRLKNELWPALNQHSQDGEQNDDSAGGGEVYYNESNSISANFYSKLNKLEKSFANGGNRYADENIEDEIKSITSSFAAGLNF is encoded by the coding sequence ATGAGTAATTTGATTTCCGATAATTTGGGTGTTACTGCCCATTTgccatcatcaaatttaaacgatttttcaccatttgatcaatcacaattgaatacaatggcaaatgaagaaaattttgatgatgatgatgacgcTTCCTACCATGAGCATCAACTTCGATTGGCACATGCTGCTCATGTTGGTGCTTTAGTTGATAGCGAagtagaagaagaagaagaagaagaagtggATGAGGAAATTCTACAACAGTGCGAACATGCATGTGCTTATTGTGGAGTCCACACACCCAACTCAGTTATCAAGTGCAATACTTGTAACAAGTGGTTTTGTAATTCCAAAgccaattcaacaagttcaCATATTGTGACCCATTTGGTCATGTCACGTCATAATCAAGTTAGTTTACATGAAGAGTCAGACTTAGGAGAAACTACATTGGAATGTTATAACTGTGGGAACAAGAATGTGTTTATGTTGGGATTTGTCTCTGCTAAACAAGAATCGGTGGTTGTTATTTTGTGTCGATTACCATGTGCTCGATCAAAGGATATTAATTGGGATACTAGTCATTGGCAagcattgattgaagatCGTCAGTTTCTCTCATGGTTAGCTCCACCACCAGCTGAAGATGCATTGATTAATTCGGTTATGGTTAcaccacaacaaattaCCAAGTTGGAAGCACAATGGAGATTGAATAGAAATGCCACTATAAACGATATAGAAAACACTGATAAACAAGAGGAGGAAGTTTTACCAATTTTAATGAGATATACTGACGggtttcaatatcaacgCTCATTTGGTCCCTTGGTGAAATTGGAAGCTGATTATGACAAGAATTTAAAGGAATCTCAGGCTTTAGAACATATTCAAGTGAAATGGGCATTGGGGTTGAATAATAGACATTTGGCTTCTTTCACTCTTTCTACTTTTGAAACTACTGATTTGAAGGTTgctgttggtgatgaaattatTTTAAGGTATAGTGGAAGTCAAGGTGATGCTTGGCAAGGTCAGGGTTTTATCCTTAGATTACCAAACTCATATCAGGAAGAATTCactttggaattgaatCCATCTAAAGTTGCTCCACCAACTCATTTAACTACTGATTTCACTGCTGAGTTTGTTTGGAAGGGGACTTCGTATGATCGTATGCAGCAAGCTATGAAGGATTTTGCAACTAATGATGATTCGGTTTCATCATTTATCTATCACAAATTATTAGGCCATGATGTTGCTccagttgaatttgatattgaattgcCCAAAAGATTTTCCCATCCTAAATTGACAGAATTGAATGTATCACAAGCAAATGCCGTTAGATCAGTTTTGCAAAGACCATTGTCTTTGATTCAAGGCCCGCCGGGCACAGGTAAAACCGTTACTTCAGCAACTATTGTTTACCATTTGTCAAGGTTGAATAAGGAGAAAATCTTGGTTTGTGCCCCATCCAATGTTGCTGTCGATCATTTAGCAGCAAAATTGGACTCATTGGGTTTGAATGTTGTTCGGCTAACGGCAAAGTCAAGagaagatgttgaaagTTCTGTTAGTCACTTGGCCTTGCATAATATTGTTAATAAGACAGCTAAGggagaattgaaaaagttgataaagttAAAGAATGAAGTTGGTGAATTATCAGCTGAGGATTCAAAGAAATACATCAAGCATTTGCGGTCATCAGAGTTGAAGATCTTGAATAAATGTGatgttgtttgttgtacTTGTGTTGGTGCTGCTGATAAACGATTATCTCAGTTTAAATTTAGAACCGTGTTGGTGGATGAAAGTACTCAAGCTTCAGAACCTGAGGTGTTAATTCCTATAGTAAAAGGAGCCAAGCAAGTCATTCTTGTTGGtgatcatcaacaattgggtCCCGTGATTTTGGATAGAAAAGCAGCAGATGCTGGATTGAAGCAATCACTTTTTGAACGATTGGTTTTTCTTGGACATGTTCCAATCAGATTGGAAGTTCAATATAGAATGCATCCTTGTTTATCGGAGTTCCCTAGTAATATGTTTTATGAAGGATCATTACAAGATGGTGTCACCAATGCTGATCGAGTAGTGGCTGATTCATCATTCCCATGGCCAGTTATTGATACACCAATGATGTTTTGGGCTAACTATGGACGTGAAGAGTTGAGTAGTAGTGGAAACTCCTATTTAAATAGAGTTGAAGCCATGAATGTTGAAAGGATTATCACTCGATTGTTTAAAGATGGTATTAAACCAGAACAAATTGGTGTTATTACTCCCTATGAAGGACAACGAGCATATTTAGTACAATTTATGTCAAtgaattcaacattgttgaataagCGTGATGAATATCTTGAAGTTGAAATCACCAGTGTTGATGCATTCCAAGGTCgtgaaaaagatttcatTATCCTTAGTTGTGTTCGTGCTAATGATACACAAAGTATTGGGTTTTTAAGTGATCCAAGAAGATTGAATGTTGCTTTAACCAGAGCCAAATATGGATTATTAGTTCTTGGTAATCCTCGAGCTTTGAGTAGGAATAGATTATGGAATCATTTATTGGTTCATTTTAGAGAAAAGGGATGTTTGGTGGATGGGCCATTGGATAATTTGCAGTTGTCAATGGTTCAATTAAATAATTATACTACCGCTAATCGGAACTTGAAGCCGGGCGCCaccaatcaaaagaaaCCGTATCATGGACTTGGTGCACCTTCTACTAACTTTTCAACGACAAATTTCGATTCTATTTCAAATGTCGGTGCTGGTGGAAATGATGTACCATAccaatcaagattgaaaaatgagCTTTGGCCGGCATTAAATCAACATAGTCAAGATGGAGAACAGAATGATGATTCTGCTGGTGGCGGAGAAGTGTATTACAATGAGTCTAATTCAATTAGTGCTAATTTCTATtctaaattgaataaattggaaaagagtTTTGCTAATGGTGGAAATCGATATGCCGATGAGAATATTGAGGATGAGATCAAGAGTATAACTAGTTCGTTTGCTGCTGGATTGAACTTTTAG
- a CDS encoding Kre62 subunit of glucan synthase, with translation MDEFVKFTVEYKSLSQKQSYVKFEINDSLMFTISESALRSNGLIGSRKITKEPMSIIFNMGLSKIWNPKLQVEDLQLPAKFYIDYIRIYQPSDAIDLTCDPDDFPTSVYIQSHANAYTNWELNTWNDAGYEFPRNSLENKCRSPSMFGPS, from the coding sequence ATGGATGAATTTGTCAAGTTTACCGTGGAATACAAGAGTTTGTCTCAGAAACAAAGTTATgttaaatttgaaataaatgATTCCTTAATGTTCACCATTAGTGAATCAGCATTAAGATCCAACGGGTTAATCGGATCACGAAAAATTACTAAAGAACCAATGTCAATTATATTCAACATGGGgttatcaaaaatttggaatccTAAGCtacaagttgaagatttacaaTTGCCAGCAAAATTTTACATTGATTATATAAGGATCTATCAACCATCTGATGCTATTGATTTAACTTGTGACCCCGATGATTTCCCAACAAGTGTATATATTCAATCCCATGCGAATGCATACACGAATTGGGAATTAAATACTTGGAATGATGCTGGTTATGAATTCCCTAGGAACTCTCTTGAGAATAAATGTAGGTCCCCAAGTATGTTTGGGCCTAGTTGA
- a CDS encoding Sec14 protein (essential protein; similar to C. parapsilosis CPAR2_304030 and C. albicans SEC14) produces the protein MTTETMPSISEEEILASYPQISQPTQLTGFTSNLTEEQKSITIELRKQLVALGYKDRLDDASLLRFLRARKFDLNLAKQMFIDCEKWRQSFGTNTILKDFHYEEKPIVAKMYPTYYHKTDKDGRPVYYEELGKVDLHKMLKVTTQERMLKNLVWEYENMVQYRLPACSRKAGYLVETSCTVLDLYGISISSAYNVIGYVREASKIGQDYYPERMGKFYLINAPFGFATAFKLFKPFLDPVTVSKIHILGYSYQKELLKQIPPQNLPKKFGGADDISDDDLLLKDVGPWRDPQFIGPEGEAPRAYDI, from the coding sequence ATGACTACTGAAACCATGCCATCCATTTCTGAAGAAGAGATCTTAGCATCATACCCACAAATCAGTCAACCAACCCAATTGACTGGATTCACATCCAACTTAACAGAAGAACAGAAAAGTATCACTATTGAATTACGTAAACAATTGGTTGCATTAGGCTACAAGGATAGGTTGGATGATGCATCTCTTTTGAGATTCTTGAGAGCTAGGAAGTTTGACTTAAACTTGGCCAAACAAATGTTTATTGATTGTGAAAAGTGGAGACAAAGTTTTGGTACAAACACCATTTTGAAGGATTTCCATTATGAAGAAAAGCCAATTGTTGCCAAAATGTATCCAACTTATTATCACAAGACTGACAAAGATGGACGTCCGGTCTATTACGAGGAATTGggtaaagttgatttaCACAAGATGTTGAAAGTCACAACCCAAGAAAGAATGCTTAAAAACTTGGTTTGGGAATATGAAAACATGGTTCAATACCGTTTACCTGCTTGTTCAAGAAAAGCTGGCTATTTAGTTGAAACTTCATGTACTGTATTGGACTTGTATGGAATCTCCATATCATCTGCATATAATGTCATTGGTTACGTTAGAGAAGCTTCCAAAATTGGTCAGGATTATTACCCAGAAAGAATGGGTAAATTTTACTTAATCAATGCTCCATTTGGTTTTGCAACTGCtttcaaattattcaaacCATTCTTGGATCCAGTTACTGTGTCCAAAATTCATATCTTGGGTTACTCATATCAAAaggaattgttgaaacaaattccACCTCAAAACTTGCCCAAGAaatttggtggtgctgaTGACATTAGCGATGATGACTTACTTTTGAAAGACGTTGGCCCTTGGAGAGATCCACAATTTATTGGTCCTGAAGGCGAAGCTCCAAGAGCTTACGATATATAA
- a CDS encoding Bud2 GTPase activating protein (GAP) for Rsr1p: protein MSHQSAYHRAVLRDKGTFEGKDFLVSTDSISWIRVDSLSITEHGQLYSSDEQANHYLLLQSLQSCHIQIMTNVGQSSTSKQQQQQQQQHSPPSKRSLVAKRNGHQQNETLEDEPPTVFIKTFDNDKLYIRVASKANFGNLISSLIVWQNLKPQGLAKKWYSENKVVNQIDVPPNELLVCRFKIYGPLPNKYKNLNIINGPQAPTYQPKIDDFVMNSHNGSVFQQSGDNNINEGWFYAMGALNSNGILNIISELDGTLLYSIDIKTILASEIREVHHSIFNSSNVLFVGQLKELRYNNTIRTTTTLTADQLLTTFLTREGKIIPSNHRIFIEFPLHIDLEDWFVGLNYFAKREYIGSFNNESKLVIENRENPQLRDFSKAHFRVSKKLTIDIIEAKFENITNNIHSTTTTTTTTNNNNNKSSTKIYAEVRMWGYPWSRTAIVNQSNNPFWKEEFSTDLPISTQMIHILIKRCNHDASYSPQDKLIGTIYVTPDILTKQIRTSSTIMTSAGSVNSIQVNSIPLPSITDNANSTNLDIMRLTIYDPNNIPIGKLLIEVNLKEHHILPPQYFKPMEKMLVNAPWKDLIKFCNENVSSAEFERISVVLLDIFQSLGVEDEWFKNLMESELVNLDMASRKSYHKRNSQDKKDTAGSTSSNNVFNTLFRGSSIFSKSLEKYNLRIGQEYLEKVFGDFFAKIDAEGKNCEVDPRYVRVQERALRKDHSTIDDADDFDDDSSDGEYDSDLEREKDERVKQMVEENYQNLLRYAEEIWHKIYITSNDLPDQIKTQLKNFRSKVELVCEPDDKTTSLNCVSAFLFLRFFCPAILNPKLFYLAKNHQTGSTQRTLTLIAKILLNLANRQEFSVHKEPHLIKLNPFLRSHKDEVITYFNRITGRSNDFNEKILDLSHELKRINLGLDQSSNELPSTPYLIDHYLRLTELAILIASAETSSSTNQLKPSGSITGDAVSSNFSNSVSATPQLELIHPNLDELDEGDENKDVYKIGALEFERNDLLDLAGEDNADGFIHSLCKDNEHIFSFINENITFKDIQNQSRKLAKKVNDWDTYLENYEFPMNYYSSNDLLWQVFGHYILKNTWLDSRGCISSSSSLGFSQNTSGGGSLSIYRQRGGYKNLIDDHAMASLKLKFGDEQYYRLKSTSLSSLNSTGGVFSGSSIGSSERSSGSESLKKIKSWFKR from the coding sequence ATGTCACATCAATCAGCGTATCACAGAGCAGTACTACGTGATAAGGGTACTTTTGAAGGTAAGGATTTCCTAGTCTCAACTGATTCCATAAGTTGGATTAGGGTTGattcattatcaatcaCTGAGCATGGACAATTGTACTCTTCTGATGAACAAGCAAACCATTATTTACTATTACAATCGCTACAATCATGCCACATACAAATTATGACAAATGTTGGACAATCATCCACTTCTaaacagcagcagcagcagcaacaacaacactcACCACCCAGTAAACGAAGCTTGGTAGCCAAGCGTAACGGGCATCAACAGAATGAAACTTTGGAAGATGAGCCACCTACTGTTTTTATCAAGACGTTTGATAATGATAAGTTGTACATTAGGGTTGCATCTAAAGCTAATTTCGGTAATTTAATTAGTAGTTTGATAGTGTGGCAAAATTTAAAACCTCAAGGGTTGGCCAAAAAGTGGTATAGTGAAAACAAGGTGGTCAATCAAATCGATGTTCCACCTAATGAGTTATTGGTATGTCGGTTTAAAATATATGGGCCATTGCCTAATAAATAcaagaatttgaatataATCAATGGACCTCAAGCTCCCACATATCAACcgaaaattgatgattttgtcaTGAATTCACATAACGGTTCTGTTTTCCAACAATCTGGTGATAATAATATTAATGAAGGATGGTTTTATGCTATGGGTGCATTAAATTCTAATGGGATACTAAATATAATTAGTGAATTGGATGGAACTCTattgtattcaattgatatcAAGACAATATTGGCTAGTGAAATACGAGAAGTGCACCATTCCATCTTCAATAGCAGTAATGTACTATTTGTGGgacaattgaaagaattaCGGTACAATAACACCATAAGAACTACAACTACATTAACTGCAGATCAACTATTGACAACGTTTTTAACTCGAGAAGGGAAAATCATCCCAAGTAATCATCGtatttttattgaattcCCATTACATATTGATTTAGAAGATTGGTTTGTTGGGCTAAACTATTTTGCAAAACGGGAATATATTGGTTCGTTTAacaatgaatcaaaattggttattgaaaataggGAAAATCCTCAATTACGTGATTTTAGTAAAGCACATTTCAGAGTATCAAAAAAGTTGACTATTGATATAATTGaagcaaaatttgaaaatataaCCAATAACATTCACtctaccaccaccaccactaccaccaccaacaacaacaacaacaaaagctCCACCAAGATTTATGCTGAAGTACGAATGTGGGGATATCCTTGGTCCAGAACTGCTATtgtcaatcaatcaaataatcCATTTTGGAAGGAGGAGTTTCTGACTGATTTACCGATATCTACTCAAATGATTCatattttgatcaaaaggTGTAATCACGATGCATCTTACTCACCACAAGATAAACTTATCGGTACCATTTATGTAACTCCTGATATTCTCACTAAGCAAATTAGAACAAGTTCAACAATAATGACTAGTGCAGGATCAGTAAACAGTATACAGGTTAATTCAATTCCACTACCATCAATAACAGACAACGCCAACAGTACCAATCTTGATATCATGCGATTAACCATTTACGATCCAAATAATATTCCCATTGGGAAGCTTCTAATTGAAGTTAATTTAAAAGAACATCATATCCTACCACCGCAATATTTCAAACCAATGGAAAAAATGTTGGTGAATGCTCCTTGGAaagatttgatcaagttttGTAATGAAAATGTCTCATCAGcagaatttgaaagaattaGTGTGGTCTTATTAgacattttccaaagtttaggagttgaagatgaatgGTTTAAGAATCTAATGGAAAGCGAATTGGTTAATTTAGATATGGCTTCAAGGAAAAGTTACCACAAGAGAAATAGTCAAGATAAAAAGGACACCGCAGGTTCCACATCACTGAATAATGTATTCAACACCTTGTTTCGAggatcatcaattttttccaaatcattaGAAAAATATAATTTACGAATTGGTCAAGAATACTTGGAAAAAGTGTTTGGGGATTTCTTTGCCAAGATTGATGCTGAGGGTAAAAATTGTGAAGTTGATCCTCGATATGTGCGAGTTCAAGAACGAGCATTGAGAAAAGATCATTctacaattgatgatgctgatgattttgatgatgatagtAGTGATGGTGAATATGACTCTGATTTGGAACGAGAAAAAGATGAACGGGTGAAGCAAAtggttgaagaaaattatcaaaatttgttgagatATGCCGAAGAAATTTGGCACAAGATTTACATCACTTCCAATGATTTGCCCGATCAAATAAAgactcaattgaagaatttcCGAAGTAAAGTTGAACTTGTTTGTGAACCTGATGATAAGACTACTAGTTTGAATTGTGTTTCAGcctttttgtttcttcgATTCTTTTGTCCAGCTATATTGAATCCCAAATTATTTTATCTTGCCAAGAACCATCAAACTGGAAGTACTCAACGTACATTGACATTGATTGCCAAGATTCTTCTCAATTTAGCCAACAGACAAGAGTTCAGTGTTCATAAAGAACCACACTTGATCAAACTAAATCCATTTTTACGATCACACAAGGATGAGGTTATAACCTATTTCAATCGAATTACTGGTAGAAgcaatgatttcaatgaaaagatATTGGACCTCAGTCACGAACTCAAGAGAATTAATCTTGGATTAGATCAAAGCTCAAATGAACTTCCAAGTACTCCTTACCTAATTGATCATTATTTACGCTTGACCGAATTGGCAATATTAATAGCCAGTGCAGAAACTTCCTCCTCCACTAATCAACTCAAACCTTCGGGCAGCATTACTGGAGATGCAGTATCGAgtaatttttccaattcagttTCCGCTACACCACAATTGGAATTAATTCATCCCAACTTGGATGAACTagatgaaggtgatgaaaataaagatgTATACAAGATTGGTGCATTAGAATTTGAACGCAATGATTTGCTCGACTTAGCAGGTGAAGATAATGCTGATGGATTTATCCATTCATTGTGTAAAGACAATGAACacattttttcatttattAATGAAAACATCACCTTCAAGgatattcaaaatcaaagtcGCAAATTGGCCAAGAAAGTTAATGACTGGGATACGTATCTTGAAAATTATGAATTCCCCATGAATTattattcatcaaatgatttgttATGGCAAGTTTTTGGTCATTACATATTAAAGAATACGTGGCTTGATTCAAGAGGATGTATATCTAGTTCAAGCTCATTAGGATTTTCACAAAATACCAGTGGTGGAGGTTCCCTATCAATATATCGTCAACGAGGTGGATACAAGaacttgattgatgatCATGCTATGGctagtttgaaattgaaatttggcGATGAACAATATTATCGATTGAAATCGACTTCGTTATCAAGCTTGAATAGTACTGGTGGTGTTTTCAGTGGAAGTAGTATTGGAAGTTCAGAACGATCATCAGGTAGTGagagtttgaaaaagataaaaagTTGGTTTAAGAGGTGA
- a CDS encoding Kre62 subunit of glucan synthase: MSSSSLSNLDNNPIHSQRFRHIESPHYYLDENLHENKIEESATIASEINPTSTESKSKSKFFEQIKPIWSANGRRYVIAVTVILALFVLALIFVITSTKLLNDPVKDGTKVEKLTNIKYQQLKAIRKNMIDLDTPENEHNRTSNWKLVFSDEFNKDNRTFGEYEDQFFTAVDLHYGATQDLEYYLPHMATTKNGSLEITFDKFNHSDFEYISAMLQSWNKLCFNKQARIEVRAKLPHDVQYGLWPAIWSLGNLARPGYLATTDGLWPYTYNECDLGITRNQSTLNENMSYLPGQRLSKCTCFGEDHPSIGVGRGAPEIDIIEGLYEHGRVVGVQTVQVAPFDEWWRPDYDYVDISNKNVTHVREDVGTVYQESISLAT, translated from the coding sequence ATGCTGCTGCTGTCATTGAGCAATTTGGATAACAATCCAATTCATAGTCAGAGATTTAGACATATCGAAAGTCCTCATTACTATCTAGATGAGAATTTAcatgaaaataaaattgaagaacTGGCAACCATTGCCTCAGAAATCAACCCAACCTCCAcagaatcaaaatcaaaatccAAGTTCTTTGAACAGATAAAACCAATTTGGAGTGCTAATGGTAGAAGGTATGTTATTGCTGTTACTGTTATCTTGGCACTTTTTGTACTCGCCCTTATTTTTGTCATCACTTCAactaaattgttgaatgatcCAGTTAAGGATGGAActaaagttgaaaaattgacaaatatcaagtatcaacaattgaaggCTATTCGAAAAAATATGATAGATTTAGATACACCTGAGAATGAGCATAATAGAACTTCCAATTGGAAGTTGGTATTTTCTGATGAATTTAATAAGGACAATCGAACATTTGGTGAATATGAAGATCAATTCTTTACTGCTGTTGATTTACATTATGGAGCAACTCAAGATTTAGAGTACTACCTACCTCATATGGCAACCACAAAGAATGGCTCTCTAGAGATCACATTTGACAAGTTTAATCAttctgattttgaatatatatCAGCAATGTTGCAAAGTTGGAATAAACTatgtttcaacaaacaagCAAGAATTGAAGTTCGAGCAAAATTACCTCATGATGTCCAATATGGACTATGGCCAGCAATTTGGTCGTTGGGGAACTTGGCTCGGCCTGGGTATTTGGCAACAACCGATGGATTATGGCCGTATACTTATAACGAGTGTGATTTAGGAATAACTCGCAATCAATCCACTTTGAATGAAAACATGTCTTATTTACCAGGTCAACGATTGAGTAAGTGTACGTGTTTTGGTGAAGATCATCCAAGTATTGGTGTTGGTCGAGGCGCTCCGGAAATTGACATAATTGAAGGATTATATGAACATGGGCGCGTTGTTGGAGTTCAAACGGTACAAGTTGCcccatttgatgaatggTGGAGACCTGACTATGATTATGTTGATATTAGCAATAAGAATGTAACTCATGTTAGAGAAGATGTGGGGACAGTATATCAAGAATCTATTTCATTGGCTACTTAG